The Chrysemys picta bellii isolate R12L10 chromosome 3, ASM1138683v2, whole genome shotgun sequence DNA window gaataaggactgggaatggctgagctattacaaacattgaatctatctccccttgtaagtattctcacacttgttatctaactgtctgtactgggctagcttgattatcacttcaaaagttttttttctcttacttaattggcctctcagagttggtaagacaactcccacctgttcatgctctctgtatgtgtgtatatatacctccTCAATagatgtttcactctatatgcatccgaagaagtgggctgtagtccacgaacgcttatgctctaataaatttgttagtctctaaggtgccacaagtacgcctgttctttttgctgattatTAAGCACACCCCAAGCAGCTTTCTAAAGCCACATTTTTCAGGATGTGCCTGGTCATAATACACTGGAGCTGGTGGCATCAGTGCTTAGCGTGACCACAGAGCAAATGCAATGGCCAGGATCTCCCTAGATATTGGACTCTGATGCCCACTGCTAGGCCAGGCTGAGAAATGCAGATGCCATTTGTGTTAATTTAACATCTGTGCCAGGAAGAGCGAATTGTATTATTTCTTGGCTGACAGAGAAGGAAAACAGGAGCCAGCAGCGTGCATGAGACTGTGGCTGCTGAAATTGCCTACTCAAGGTTTGTGCTGCGTCATGTCACTGAGGCCTTCCAGGCCAGGATGCTGTTCCTATTGACTAGGAGAGGAAAGACTGGCCTGGCGTGGAAGACAACAAACCAGCCACCCAGCACCCTCAAAAAAGGACCCAAAGCTGTTCCTGAAGAGCGAGGTGTAGTGCCCTCCCAGGTGGGGGAAGGATTGTTATTTCCCTTGCAATTCTTGGGCCTTCTCAGTGTCCTCATCAGATACTATCCAGGAGAGATACTCAGAGACTGAGTACCATCCTATGGGGTGGCCAGGTTGCGCTTGGCTCTGCAGGGGGGTTTCTTTTTACATTAAAACAAAATCCATCCCTTTGAACTGGGTGAAAGGAAGGTGGTGTCCTACCATTGAACGtctgagagggaggaaaggaATGGTTCCTCCTCAACTGCTACTACATGACCCCTCTCTGCCATCATCTTCAGGGGACCTTGTTCACTGAGGGCCACAGTGGTTGTTTCTGGACAGGGAGGGTGGGTGCTTGGAGTTGCAGTTGTtccgccagcagcagcctggcaaATTCAGGCTACAGCATCTTTAAAATTATTTCCCAGTAGGCTGAGTCTACCGGGCAACAATCCTGGCAAAAAGACctgctcagtaaatccacccCACATGATTTCCAAGAGCTCATTTGCCACATTTTGGGAAGGAGCagctaggagagagagagaatatgctgTTTGGTTTTGCCTCTCAAAATAATCTCCACAACTACAGAGTCCAGGAAGGTCTCTGTGTCCCATCAAGCATGAGAAACAGGgacaaaaatattcaaataatggTCATGCCTTTGTAGTCTTACCTTACGTCAGGTGATTGGCTCCTGAAACGCCTGAACGGCTCCTCTGAAGCCAGTGTTTTGTTTATTGTCTGTAAGTGACAAGTGCTGCCCTTACTGGTAGGATacattttttcttatttcttagtttcctcctccttccagctCTCTGACATTCCTTTCTCTCCAGCACCATATCCTACGCACTAATGTCGTCGGACACAAGCAGTACTGCTGGCACTATATCCCCTGGTCAGAGAGTGCACCAAGTTGTTTcaggaagagaggaggaggaaaaataaataaataaataaagcacacATTGGCTCAACCTTGCATGCCAAGGATCCCCGTCCTGCAACCTTGTATCTTTGCAATGTGAGAATTGAACCCCTGAAGAATATCGTTCAACACCCAGATGAACACAAACTAATTTGAACCGCTTAACTGTAATTCCcttttttttgggaaaaaaaatcaaaaaacaaaaaacccacattcTTTTAATTTACTAGAGTTTGAATTTACAAGGTTTTTTCAAACTTGGGGGAAAATATCCACTCCCAGCCTAAAGCCAAATGTCATCCCAGCAGGAATTTAGTTTACTGCATTGTAAAGTCCTAAAATCAAGGTGCTAGAAaggaaggccctgatcctgaaaagacGCAACTTTAAACACGTGTCACCCTGTTGAACCCATTACGTTTATTCATGGGCTTAACGGTAAAGCATAAGTAAGTCTTTATAGGATCAGGGCCCTTACGCTCTATAAATGTTTTGTCATGGACGGTATTGTAAGAGAGGATCAATTGTGGATCAGTTCCTCAGCTGATGGAAACTGGTTCTAAGGGCGCTACgctggtttttttcttttttttacaccagctgaggatttggccttgtGCCTAAGTGTACAAAGCTAAATTATTTTGAGGACTGTTGCATCTTTCAAACAAACGGCAAGAACTCTGCATCCAAGTACAGGCCTGGCTCTGTGGAAGTGAGGTGATGAGTAATCCCATAAAATTCACTTCGATAGCAGACATCTCACGTGGTTGGCTGGAGCCTGAGGAAATTAGTCTCATTTGCATAGTAAAATAAATGCGAAAGAGCTCTGTAGGAGATAAGCActctagccaaaaaaaaaatcccgaCGGAAGCTCCAGAAAAGACATTTACTGATGCAAagcttattttctttgtttttacagTAGTGATACGTTAACAGAGCTGTAAGGGTCCTTTCTCTACCACTGGACTATTCAGGGGAATCTGCCATGCCAGTCTTCTCTGCCTGAGGGGACGATCTGGGAACACAAGGCCTATCTCACGGGTTTCACCCCTACCTTCATTTAGAACTTCTCTTTCTGCTGCTCAAGTCTCTTTACACTCCCCCGTACTGCTGCTGTACCATATATGTGACTTTCAGCCTGCTGCTGAAATTAACCGTGGCATGGTGTGAAGGGACACGCCCTCACGCTGGTATGGAGGAGACTAAAGAGCTTTTCTGGCCTGTTCAGCCCTAAAGAGGTGCACCTGCAAGGCTTGTTCAGCCTGGAGCGGGAGGAGCTTAAAAGAAGAAACTTACCACCGAAAGGGGCAGGGAACAGGAAGAAGGCTGCCCCACTCAGAAACTGCTTGTAAAGGAGGCAGTCCAGCCAAGGAGGAGACAGCCACAGGCTCCCAAAACTGCCCTGACTGGTGGCAAAATAGTATGCCCCAGGAGGAGGGACAGAAGGCAAACCCCACAAAGGGCCAGAGACTCTGACAGACTAAGCCCATAGGGCTAAATCCCCAGGGACTGCCTGAGAGACTGCCCATCTTTCCAGATTCTCCTCTCTTGGCGGGGAGGAGAAGCTAATCCTTTGCTCTGTGTTTGCCTCAGAGTTCCCCAAGTGCTGccaactgggggagggggcagagggtagACAATGGGACCCAGGGCGGTGGAGGAGGATCCAGGaagcccctgcctccccccagcagaTGGTGGATAAGACAACAGAATAAGGTGTGTCCACCCACTAAGGGGACAAAATACCTTGTCCACAGCAATTCCCTGTGCTGACCTCATCCCCCTCTTCCAAGTTCTAGCTTGTTTAGTCTAAAAGCCAGCCCATGCTATTCTTGAACTGCTGACTCTCCCAGAGTGGTAGCTGAAGCAGCTATGAAGTTTTAAAGTTAGATCTAGCAAAACATAGGATCTCCCGCCAGCCAACTACACTATTGTTGTCTCTAGCAAACAATAAAAAAAGTGAATGTTAAAATATTGTTGTTAAAGGATTAATATAAATGCATTCCTGACACTGTTGACAAATTAAACAGATTTTAAGAGATTCTTTTAAAAGGACTGAACCTTGGACCAAAGTAGCTAAAGCCTTTCTATGTTTTTCCTTCACGTTGAACAGCTCTTTTGAGCATATGAACCTTTGCAATTCAAACATCTTCTAATGTGAAAATTACTATACCCCTGCTATACCTTGTGTGCTATGAATTTGAAGTACGCTTGTAAAAATGTACATAAAGACATATGCAAATATCACTGTGGTTTAGGATAAATTATTTCATGTTAATGTTTGAATTGTTTGCCATATGCCCATGAGGGTTATTTTAAGATTTATTATGGGGTTTCATcctatgtcctgtgttatacagggagtcagactagatgatcacagtggtcccttttggccttagaatctatgataTTTTGATGGACTTCTAGATAATCAGTGTACAgtgtgaattttaaaatattctattcCCTCAGCAATGGTGTGTTCTGGGAGTATTGATGTTAACTGAacactgtgggtgaaatcctgacctcattgaagaagaggcaaaacttccactgattgGGATTTCACATTATGTATTTATAGGGGGAAGTCTTGGGAAAAGCAGATCCATCTTAGGCAGAAACAATGCAAGGAGAGAACACTTCTCTGGGCGAGAGGATAGCTTATTCTCCACACTCATTCAATGCCGAGTCTCAATAGAGAGGCTGAAGGTGCTGGTTTTCTGATGCAGTCAGTTTGTCCAGTTAAAACTGGACTGACACTAATTTATACTTTTTGTAGTTGACGGAGACACATATAAGGTATCTGCGTTAAGTACTGATGCAGTTAGCATAGAACAAGGCATAGACAGACAGTTTTTTATGGTTTTGCATCTCATTGTGCACATCATATGGTATGTGGACTAACAGTAGTAAACGATTTTAGAAAACCCATCACAAGTGACACTACTTGGAATGTTCAGAATGTATTTTAGGATCAAGTTAAGAATTCTCTCTTTTCCATGAGGGTGGACTTCTCCAGTTCTCTTTGAATGTCCCTTTCCTAACCCTCTCTTTAGCTGGTTTGTTATTGGATCCAAAATCCTCAGAATGGATCAAGGAAGGGTAAATTCATCTTCTTTGATGATTTTCTGTGAAGAAATATGATGAACTGATATTCAACTCTGTTGGGAAAGAAATGGTTGAACGAGAAGACTCAAATTTCCAACAGGGAACAACCTCTTTCCACTAAGCCTGCACCATAAATCTTTCTGAATTCTATCAGTGTACCCTGTTCCAGAATCTTAAGGACTGACAGCTCTGGTCGCTTTCAGTACCCGCTGTCTTTCAGAATAAACAGAATGAcacaccaccctccccccagcttggtaatattaatagaaaatattaaaattctAGTATACAAGAAATTTCATAAAGCATATAAATGAATTCATTCACTCCATCTCATTAGCTTAATCGTCAATCTTAACAATGTAACTGATTAACATATTCATTGTTCTTCCTTGGTTTTGCCTCAGACTTTTACTTCTTTTGGGTTCAAAAGATCCCAGAATACCCAAGCTTAACAAATACTCCCGCACAATTATCTAGAACAATGGAAAACACTAAAAATAATAGCCAAAATAAGGATTTCACTATTTATTCCACGGATGCTTCAAAAGTACCACAGGAAACAACTGTATAAGAACCAGTTTTATTCATATGTTTAATGTGATTATACACATTCATGTGTCTAACAAGATCTGCACTGTTACATTAAAGATACAGTACAATAACATTCAACATGAGGTACTTCATATTTATATATCTGTCCTTCATAAATAATGCTGTAAGCTTAAGGTCAAGCATAACTGGGTGCTGTGACCTGAAATTAGCAGACTTTATcacaacaatttaaaaaacagttcAGTGCAATAAGTATGTAGAAATTAGAACATTTAAATCCTATTTCAGATATGCTTAAAGCATATTACATTACAATGCCCTGTCTTAGTTCCCCCTACCAGCAAAATCAATATACAAGTAGTAAAGACCGCCATAAAATACCATCTACATAATGTTCTTTTTGCTGAAGTTGTGTTTACGTTCCAGCATGATACATCGGATGCTTTCAAAATATAgattaacattttcaaacttggatgcctaaagttagttGACCAGATCtagatccatatttaggcacctaattaagTGGCCTGATGTGCAAAAGTATTTGGCAACAGCAGATTCTATTTACTGCAATGGGCTTGCTGGTGTCGAGCCCCTCtcaaaatcaagccacttatttaggtgtctaagttTATTGATCCAAGCTTAAATATTTTGACCATAAGCAACAAGTCTAATTTATACCTGGAACAGATTCAGAGGAATTAAGCAAGAAGCAGAGCTTTCATTCTACTTTGTCAAAAATATTCAAGGGataacaagtaaaaaaaaaaaaagctgattttCTACATATCACAGCTATACATTAATTTGATCCCATAACTATCTGTTCCAGCCAGTCAGTTTAATAGATGCTAAGCCTTTATTTGTagataaattaaaaagaaaaacaccaaaaaacTAGAGCCAGTCAGAGACTGGCTTATCCATACTAGTAGAGTACACTTTTTGTCCCACTGTGAGGCACATAAGTCTGTTCTAAACGAATCAGTTACTTGCTGTAACATTGTTAAATAGCTGCATTCTGTCACTCTACCCCATAAAAGCATCATTCAGACAGAGCCATTATATCTATGTCAACCATTTCATATACAGTAACTTGGCCAGTCTTTGCTTTAacgtttattttaaataaattcactACTGCTCAGATAATGTCTACAAGTAGTTGACTATTATCCCATGACAATCTTACATTCCTTCGTTGTCTCTTCAATAAATATTTCCCCAATCCATAAAATTATACTGCGTGTATATTTTTGGTTGCTGAGAGATCTAAATATAATTAActggagctttaaaaaaaaagtatcgtCAGTTTTCAAGGGAACATTCTGTCCAGATCTCACTAACAGTCTAGTTTAGGTACATCTGTTATAAAAAGCATTTTCTATATATTCCGAGGGTATTTTATACTTCAGAAAGAATGTATTTGCTCACATATGTAAAATTGTAACCATTACAGGGAATAAAGAACATGGTACTTGCAGAACAGTCTTCCCCTCGCTCTTCTTTTCACCATCCACAGGACAGGGAAGAGACTGGCTTTGGCCTTTGAGTTTTTGATGCCTACTCCAATCCACTTGTCATTACTCCAGAACATGTTTTGGACACTGCAGAAACATACCGGCACTTTGAGATGGCCAGAGGCCAAGATTCCAGCAGTCAAGGAGTAGGTGGAGTAATAAATATTAACTGATAAGTAACCATACGGGAAAAGCGGTTCCATTGTAAAACTGATGATTATATTTAGTGTAGCACACACATTAGTCTTTAGCCTGGCAAAAGAATCATTTGGTCCTCTATTTTAGCTTATAATATGGAAAGCAAACATAACCACTTCAGAGATATTATAAAGGTGAGACAAATTACCTCGGTAGGGTCCTCTTTGTAAGTAAGTTTCACAATCTAGTGATTAAGGAGTTTCTTTTCCAAAGTGTGGACTTTATTTTATTAAGTTTAAATGGTACTTGGATCTTTTAGTTATACTGATTTCCTTCCCTCTTAAACAGCAATGAGTTTGTAGTCCGTTCCTGCCAAAAATACAGACAGGACTACAGAAAGCTTGAAAAGtaattcaggggaaaaaaaaaaagtttttggaCCACACAATCCtccatttcacatttaaattaaAACTAATTGCAAGAGCTCAGACATACGTTTCCCCTCACTGTATTACACTGTGCTCACTGCCAGACATAGTCCACTCTTGGGAATTTTCTTGCGATCATCTATTTAATTATCTGCTGAGTCAGAGTGTGTGGCAATAATATAATAAAGCTCACATTACAGAGAAGGAATGTGTAACTCAGGATTAGTACACGTTACCGTGCAGtgatgtttattttcatttttacaggggggaaaaaatccccctCCAAATGTTCTAGGACTATTTTGGAAAAAGAAATTAACCTATCCTTTGTCTCATGCTAGATATCATCACCCAGCTATTTAGTAGTGGGCCAAATGAGAGCAATTTTAAAAGCATCTCCGTATAACTATTGCAACATTTGGTTAAATGGGCAAATGCTTCGAAGCCACCTACACAGTTTGTGTGTACACAAGTATTTCCCAGTCTTAAGGGAATGAGTCAGAGGAGCTCAAGAGGGTGCTGGTGGGAAAAGCTGTATGAGCCCAGCTCACCCTGGCTGCAAGTATGATCCTGCATCTGTGTATAAAGCAGTGTGCGGCTCCTTGAATGTTGCCTGCCAACCTCCCTCTCTTCTCTTGCAGCCACCCCCAATACAGCGGGCCACATACGGGACTGGCTTGCCTCTATGGGGCTGCGCGTTCACACACAAGCTTCTGTTATCTGCCCCTGTCACTTGGCTCAGCTGTAAGAACTAAAGGGGCCCAGCCTTGTGGAGCCCCTTCCCTGACTCTGAGCAGCATGTAGCCCTCTGGAGAGTTGGGGAGCAAAAAACAAGAGCAAAAAAtgagaagcagagagaaaaagacaagaaggaaaaaagaaCTGAGACAGAAAGAGAAAATGGACCAAAAGAGGCAGCATCCAGTGTATTGGGGGGCACAATCCATTGGAGATATGAAAGAGGGCGTCCATCTGCTGATCCATTGCAAGTAGGGGCACGCCAACAAGACAGGCTGGGAATCATGGGCGTAGGTATATCTGACTCAAACAAAGCTTTAGAAACTTCCTTGCTCTTAAGAGCTTCCAGTTAAAATTGAATGTTACATTTAAATTTCATCACCAAAGAGGCTACAAGTCCAGCAAGCAGTAACTATCCACAGCTTTTACTTACATATTCTCTGTACTGATCACAGCTGCAGATAAGCTAAGCATCAGTAGGTCTGAACCAGATGTGTACTTCAGGTCAAACTCTTCCTCTGGAAACATTTTTGCTCAGGCATAGAATATGAGTTCTGGAATctgccctccctgcactccagtGCCATTAGTACTGTCTGAAGAGCACTGGAATTGAACAGTTACCTTCCCACACTGAACTTCAGTCATTCCTTCTTGTCCAAAATAGCTTAGTTCATTGCCATCCAGTATCACACTAGCTGTATAAAAGGTATCGGGCTCAATCTGCACTGGGTACTCAAACCACACTGGGAAAGTGTTGCTAGATCCATCTGAGAAATACTTGCTCAAGTTCTGGCCTAGGATAACACCTTGGCGTTTAAGTTCGATCTTTGCGCTATATTCTGCCGATCCGCAGCTAGAACCATATAGCCCAAAGCCAGCAATGAAAACTCTCTTATCAACAGCAAACTGGATGCTGTCACACCTACCCCTGTAACGCCACTGGTTGCTGCGATAGGCGCAAGACTGGAAGCGGTGGCAACGCTGGGGGACAAGGCCTTTTCTGGCATTGCTCACGAACTCTAATTCTGGCTTTTTGGCAGCTGTATACCAAAGGAAGATATCATTGGTTTCATTGAGAGTCAGCACCCCGGACTGAGCGGCACCATTTGCAAAGTCATCGAGTGCCATGGTAGGGATGCGAATCAGGTAGAGAGCTTTCCCTAGGACCTTGCGTTTATTTTCTATGCTAACAGGTAAATCTTGCCGTTGACACTCCACTTCAGCCCAGTTAAGCGCAGCTTCGAAAACAACAATTTCTTTGGCATTCAGCGTCTCCCTTCGGAGGATGCTTTCAAGCGTCTGAAAATCAATATCACAGAACCCCTCAGATTTCAAAGCCAGCTCTGCTTGGGCATCAATCACTTCCCAGCAGCGCTGGGTCAGGTCAGGTTCTTCAAATAAGCAGCTCTGGGAGAGCAGCACACAGGCATTCTTTGCACTTAGGCTCGTCTCTAGGAAGTTGACACATGCTCGGGCAAGATGAGGAACGATGTACTTCTTGGCAGCATAAAGAGTGGCCAGCACGTTATCGGCAGCTAAGTCAATTTCATCACAATAGATGTATCTGAAATAAAATACGCACATGTGACACTGCTCTTTGGCAAAAAGACATTGACTGTCAATAACACCTGAAAACTCGAAGAACAGAGCACTCGAATGGTGCAATGCAGTATTAAAACTAAGAAATACTTTCTGGAAAAATCAAATCCTGCTTCAAATTACACGATAAAGAAActacaggccaaattcatccatggGTTAAGCTCatcgaagtcaatgggattacaccAACAATGAATTGGGCCTTTCATTTGGGTCACATGCTACACAAAGAAACTGATACAACTATGAA harbors:
- the BTBD3 gene encoding BTB/POZ domain-containing protein 3 isoform X1 → MVDDKGKNMKCLTFFLMLPETVKNRSKKSSKKGNSSSSSSSKLPPVCYEIITLKTKKKKKMAADIFPRKKPANTNTTAVQQYHQQNLNNNNTIPAPNWQGLYPTIRERNAVMFNNDLMADVHFVVGPPGGTQRLPGHKYVLAVGSSVFHAMFYGELAEDKDEIRIPDVEPAAFLAMLKYIYCDEIDLAADNVLATLYAAKKYIVPHLARACVNFLETSLSAKNACVLLSQSCLFEEPDLTQRCWEVIDAQAELALKSEGFCDIDFQTLESILRRETLNAKEIVVFEAALNWAEVECQRQDLPVSIENKRKVLGKALYLIRIPTMALDDFANGAAQSGVLTLNETNDIFLWYTAAKKPELEFVSNARKGLVPQRCHRFQSCAYRSNQWRYRGRCDSIQFAVDKRVFIAGFGLYGSSCGSAEYSAKIELKRQGVILGQNLSKYFSDGSSNTFPVWFEYPVQIEPDTFYTASVILDGNELSYFGQEGMTEVQCGKVTVQFQCSSDSTNGTGVQGGQIPELIFYA
- the BTBD3 gene encoding BTB/POZ domain-containing protein 3 isoform X3, yielding MFYGELAEDKDEIRIPDVEPAAFLAMLKYIYCDEIDLAADNVLATLYAAKKYIVPHLARACVNFLETSLSAKNACVLLSQSCLFEEPDLTQRCWEVIDAQAELALKSEGFCDIDFQTLESILRRETLNAKEIVVFEAALNWAEVECQRQDLPVSIENKRKVLGKALYLIRIPTMALDDFANGAAQSGVLTLNETNDIFLWYTAAKKPELEFVSNARKGLVPQRCHRFQSCAYRSNQWRYRGRCDSIQFAVDKRVFIAGFGLYGSSCGSAEYSAKIELKRQGVILGQNLSKYFSDGSSNTFPVWFEYPVQIEPDTFYTASVILDGNELSYFGQEGMTEVQCGKVTVQFQCSSDSTNGTGVQGGQIPELIFYA
- the BTBD3 gene encoding BTB/POZ domain-containing protein 3 isoform X2, with translation MAADIFPRKKPANTNTTAVQQYHQQNLNNNNTIPAPNWQGLYPTIRERNAVMFNNDLMADVHFVVGPPGGTQRLPGHKYVLAVGSSVFHAMFYGELAEDKDEIRIPDVEPAAFLAMLKYIYCDEIDLAADNVLATLYAAKKYIVPHLARACVNFLETSLSAKNACVLLSQSCLFEEPDLTQRCWEVIDAQAELALKSEGFCDIDFQTLESILRRETLNAKEIVVFEAALNWAEVECQRQDLPVSIENKRKVLGKALYLIRIPTMALDDFANGAAQSGVLTLNETNDIFLWYTAAKKPELEFVSNARKGLVPQRCHRFQSCAYRSNQWRYRGRCDSIQFAVDKRVFIAGFGLYGSSCGSAEYSAKIELKRQGVILGQNLSKYFSDGSSNTFPVWFEYPVQIEPDTFYTASVILDGNELSYFGQEGMTEVQCGKVTVQFQCSSDSTNGTGVQGGQIPELIFYA